TCGCTGGTTGACCGAATTGTGACTCGTCCAACCGACGAAGCACAACAGGCTCTGCAACAGGAAGCCGGATACGAAGACAATCTGCTCACCTTTACCGAGCCCTACCATCTGTGGGCCATCGAAGGCGACGACCGGGTCAAAGAAACGCTCGCTTTTGCGGATGGAAATACTCCGCAAATCATTATTGACGAAGATATTAACTTCTATCGCGAGCGTAAACTGCGGGTACTGAACGGTACGCATACCCTTACCATGCCACTTGGGTATTTGCTCGGTCTGGAAACCGTTGCCGACGAGATGCGTCATCCGCTCATGAGCCAGTTCGTTGAGTCGCTGATGCTGAACGAGATCGTACCTACCGTGCCAGACTATGGTGTTTCGGGTATGGATAAAGAAGCCGTTCGCCAGTTCGCTCACGACGTACTCGACCGATTCCGCAATCCGCATCTTGATCATTTGCTGCTGAATATCTCGTTGCAGGAAACAGCGAAAATGCAGGCTCGTAACGTAGCCACCATTCAGCGCTACTTCGATCAGTTCAACGCCGTTCCGAAGATGACCGCTTTAGGGTTTGCGGCCTACCTACTTTTCATGAAAGCCATTCGCGAAGAAGGAGGCCAGTTCTTCGGAGAGATCGCGGTAAACGGCGGTATACTCACCTACCCTATCCGCGATGATAAAGCGGGTTATTTCTATGGCGACTGGAAAACCGTTAAACCTAAAGACAAATCGACCGTACAGGCGTTTGTAAAAAGTGTTCTGTCCGACCAAAAGCTCTGGCTGGCTGATCTCAGTACGTTGCCGGGATTTGTTGAAACAGTTGCCGACGATCTTAGTTCGATGCTTACATCCGGTGTTGAAAAAACGCTGGAGAAAGCGCTCGCTTAACATCCCGGCCTATTGGCCAGCCCAAAATAACTCCTGTCAGAAAGCATCTGGCAGGAGTTATTTTTTTACATAACGTTTCATTTCGATAACACTTTAAGGTTTAGGTGGTTACAGGCAATAAACCCTGACCGTATGAAAACTCTTTCCCTATGGGCCAGTCGGCATACCCCGCTGGCGATTGGCCTTATTATGTTTGGTGAGCTAACCAACGGGGTCAACGCTATACTTTTAGGAGCGAGTCTATTTAATGATCTTCCCCCGCTCTGGCTATATATCAGCTTGTTATTAATTATCAGCCTGATTCTATCCATCCATATACAGACAACACATTCAGAAGATGGCTATTCCTACTGGTCCGTACGCCGATGGGCTTTTACGGCTTTTGTAGGAAGTTTCCTGTTATTTAGTCTGTTAGGTGGCCTATGGGCGCATCGCGTCAAGTATTCAGACGCAACAAGTATTGTGCTGGGTAGTCGACAAATAACGGTTGTTAACGATAGCCTCGCCCGGCCCGATAGTGTCCGGCAACCTGCTCATTCAGTCGCAAAAGCCAGGTTAACGCGAGCAGACAACACGAATCCTCCACGCATCATGTATATACTCCTGGGAATAGCAGGGATAGCGGTAGCCTATGTACTAGCAGGTTTGGCATGTAATGTTCTCTGTGCCGGTTATGGTTTTGGAGCCCTGTTGACCTTTTACCTCGGCCTCGGCGGACTGGCGGGCTCTTTTTACTACTTCAGTAAAGCTTTTCAGCGTTCGCCTAAACGACGACAGGATATGACGGCCGATGAACGGAAGCGCGACAGTCGGCGCTTCTGGCTTTCCTGGCTGACGCTGATTGTTGTTGCGACGGTAACTTTACTCATCTCCGCCGACAATTAATTGGTTACAGAGTCAGGCTAATTTCTTTCATAAATAATGCACTATTGACACATGAAAAAGCGGGTTTTGTAGACCCGCTTTTTTTAGTTTATTGCTTGACCACTTTCCAGTTGGCCGCTCGGCCATCCTGCGTTTCAATGTGCAGAACATAGGATCCCGAAGGCAGGCCCCGCATATCCCACTGTTCCCTGAATGATCGCCCTGCAAGGTTTTTTTGACGAATGTCGCGCCCTTGTTCATCGCGTAATTGAAGTCGGGCCAATGGCGCAGTACCCGCCTTTAATTCAATCGTTATCTGGTCAGTTACTGGATTTGGGTATACGCTAATTCCTTCCAACAGAAGCGGCTCATTGGCCAATGCCAGCGCGCTGATCACCATGGAGTTTTTGATAGTACCCGTAGCACAGTTGGCATCGCTCAACCCAGTGATCGATAAGCTGTAGTTCGTTGGCTGATTGGCTTTAAGGCTCACTACATAAGGCGAATTATCGGCGCGTATAATCTGATTGTCCCAACGTGTAAACTGCCAGGGTGTTGATCCCGTTAATGTAATAGAAACAAGTGCACTGTCGCCGAGTGGGAACGTAAGCTTATTACTACTGAGCTCAGCAGTAGGTAATGCCGACACAGTGATCTGAAGTGAGTCGCGTGTGCGCACAACGGGTTGGGAGGCTTCCAGAAAGAACACATACTGACCAGGGGTAAATGTATTCGATATGGGCATCGACACCGTACCCCCCCGAACCGTAGCGGGTAAGGTCGTTGTTTTACCAGCCGATTTCACCACAAACCAGTATTGATTTGGGTTGACTACCTTTCCTTGTACGCCATATCCGACCGTCAGTGAATCGCCGGGGCAATAAACCGTTTTGCCAGTTTGCATTAGGGAAAGTTTGGGTAAGACGGTCACTGACAGAACGGTATCGGCTCCGGCACAACTTCCAGTATAGCACCGCGCCCGATAGGTGGTGTTGACTTCGGGTTTTACGAGCAGTTGATTAGTTCCCCGAACCAGACGGTTCGTGACCGTTTCGGTTTCGCTGGCCCATGACCAGATCACGTCGGAGCAGCCAGCCGCCTGAAGTGTAGCACTCTCGCCAATTTCAATGGTCTGCTTAGAGACTGTCAGGGTTGGTGTAGCCACATTTGCGCAGGCGCTGTACCGTATTACCTGATAGGCACTGCCGCTAAACCACAGATTGCCGTTGATATCAGCGCTCATGGTACCTATGTCATTTAGCGGCATAGTCGTTATTTTCTTCCAGCTAAGTCCATCATATTTAAAGATTCCACGAGGAGACGCGTTATCGATTACATATAAATTTCCCAATGGATCGCTGGCCATATTATTGACATACGAAATAGGCATTGTGCTATTTTGGCTGAATGTCGTCCAGGTTTGCCCATCATATCGGGCCAGTGGTGGAAATGAGAAGGTCAAATCTAACTGCGACACCCACAGATTACCTAATCCATCGATAACTATGCGATTGAGGTACTTTCTCAGTTGTGGTGTATTATCAGCATTAAATACCTGAGTGGTGCGGGTTAGGGTGTTCAATCGTACCAACTCATACGGCGCAGTAGCGCTGCTACCGTTATATTGTAGTATCCAAACTATGCCCGCCCTGGCCACCGTCTGATTTATACCCCGATTTTCGGGAGCGGTATAGAACTTCGCCAGTGTATCGGCTTTCTGCTCATAAATAGCATTGTAGCTATGAAATAACTTAGGTGAAAGGCTAATCGATGAATAATTAGCGTTCGTGTTATATACCACTGCTTCAGTCAAGTCGACGGTTTGTTCGGCAATTTTCCCTAACTGATAGTACGGCACCGCAAAGGAGTTCTTAAAAACGTTAACTGATTTTCGATTTGCCAGCCAAACATTGCCCTGATCGTCAGTCGTCAAGATGGCCCCCACATTGCCGATTTTGCCATTGGTGTTTTTAGGCGTATAGAAACGTATTGTTAAACTATCCAGGCTGATTCGTGCGAGGCCGTTGGCCGTACCGATCCAGGCGGCCGTTGGCGACAGTACCAGCGCCCCTACATTACTGCCCACTGGCCAGTCTGGATTATGTATGTTGTTTATAAACGACCAGCCATCCGGCATTTTGGCGCTACCTGTTTTGAACGGTATAACCGTCCGTGTAAGAAGCCCTGTCGGATAATCCAGTATGTGCGTATTCCATTCTTCTACCTTAATGTAATACTGCGTGTTGGGCTGTAGGTTTTCGGCCATTCCAAGCGCGAAATAATAGCTCATGGTATTGGTAGTCGTTCGGGCTGATATTGGTTTGGCAAATGTCGTATCAGTTGCCAACGTCATCTGAATCTCTGTATGGTCGTGGGGTTTATTAAAAACATATGGAAACGTTAACGGAGCAGCATTGTTTGCCAAAAACGGTAGCCAAATATTATACGATGCCGGATTAATCACAAACCGACCTATTGCCGACCAGGGGCCTTTCGTATTACCCACAATCGCTCTGGTTCTCCATAAAACTGTTCCTCTACGGTTCAAACTGACCGTAAAGGAGGCCGTTGATGTTGAAATAGCCGATGAGTATTTAAAGAGCGGGTCCGTTGACTGTGTAAACTGCATCTCGTAACCCGTAGCAATTTCCACAGGTTGTACCGCCATCTGGCAAATACCGTTATTGTAAGGGATTAACCGCTGATCCTGCGTTGGTACCAGCAGAATAGGGGGAGCAACTCCAACCACTACACGCTGCAATTGACAAATAGTTGACCAGGCTGAAGTACCTAATCTGTTTACAGATCGAACCCGAACATAGTATGTTTGCCCCACTGCCAGTTTGCTCATGGTATAACCATTCACCTGAGTGGTGTCGCTGATGATTTTTTGCGCGAAATCAACATCGCTGGCAACCTCCACATCGTACCGTTCGGCCATCGCCTGACCATTCCAGTACATAAATGGTATACCCGACAGCGCCAATTGAGTGGGCAACACGGGTGCCTGGTTAGCGGCCGACAGTTTAGGCAGGCTCTTCACTGCGTAATCAGTCATTAACGCCTGACAAAGGGGATGAAACGTTATGTTGAGTGCATTATTTACCACCTGACAATAGCTCATGATAGTACCCTGGATCGTTTGCAGAGCCCCCGTATAACAATCACCTTCAGCAGTTGAGCAATAATCGATAGGGCCACCGGGCCACGAACAGTTGTGCGTATGGGGTGAACCAAAACAATGGCCCAATTCATGAGAAAGTGTCGAAAGATCAGTTCCATTAGCCGATATAGCCTGATTACCACCACCCAAACCACCTGCTCCCGTTACGGATTTGGTTGGGAAATACACCCGCTTATCGTAGGGAATCTGATTGAACTGGGTAGCCCATTTATTCGAAAAAATTGTAGATAGCCTGAACATATCCAGTTCCCCCCGATACGGATCAGCCTCGGTATCTTTCCAGATATGGAAATAAACAACGACCAGCTGGGTATTGATTTCACGCTCGAAAATCTTCGATGCCTGCTCAATCCGTTCCAGAAAATAACTTCGTATTCGGTTGGTATCTTTCTCAAATTCCAGATACGTGTCAGAATCAATTTCTACGGCAATTCGGCATACATTCCGTTCACCAGCCGCTTTACGCGCGTTTTGTGCTGCCATCAGGCGAGGCAATTGCCCCATCAGCCGAATGGTACTATCAGGGAGATTTCGGTCGTCAACTCCGCAAGTGAGAGGTGTTTGTGCAGTAGCAAATGTGGTTAAGCAAATTAGCAAACCCGTAAAGACAATAGTGTATATATTTTTCATTAAAGCACAATAAGTAAACTACTCTGTGCTTTGACGATAATTAAACAAAAACGTCATTATTACTTACTAAAAGAGTCAGTCTGAGATAAAAAAAATACGGCACCAGGTATTAGTTGGTGCCGTATCTTACACGAGAAACAAATAGCTTACAGAAATGCCCGAATTTTCTCAGCTGTAGCGGCCAGCTCTTCCTGAGTCGGCTTCAGTTTATTGTGAAAATTCATGTCGGCCATCGAGTTGAGCGGAATCAAATGGACGTGAGCGTGCGGCACTTCCAGACCGACCACAGCTACGCCAATGCGCTTACAGGGAATCGCTTTCTCAATTGCTGGAGCAACCTTTTTGGCAAAAGCCATCAACCCCATATACAATGTATCGTCCAGATCGAACAGATAATCAACTTCTTTTTTCGGAATCACGAGCGTATGCCCCATAGCCGTAGGCATGACATCCAGAAAAGCCAGATACTCGTCGGTTTCAGCAATTTTATGCGCCGGAATCTCACCAGCCACAATTCGGGAGAAGATAGAAGCCATAGTTTCTTCTAGTCATTAGTAGTTAGGAGCGAGGAGTGAAAATGGCTGACGCATTTATTACTCTGGCGTCAGCCATTCTCTCTCCTCGCTCCTAACTACTAGCTACTTTTTATCGTCCAATCTCAATTACTTCAAACTCCATAATACCGGCAGGTACCTTAATTTCGGCGACATCTCCGACCCGCTTGCCCAGCAGCCCTTTTCCGATAGGTGAACTCACGGAGATACGACCCGCCTTCAAATCGGCTTCTTCTTCCGATACCAGCGTGTAGGTTACCACAGCGCCGTTTTTCTTGTTCTTGATTTTAACCTTCGACAGTACCGACACCAGCGATGTATCGATGGTCGACTCGTCTAGAACACGTGCATTGGAAAGCACTTCTTCCAGCTTCGATATTTTCAGCTCATGAAGACCCTGCGCATCCTTAGCGGCATCATACTCAGCGTTTTCGCTAAGATCACCTTTATCACGGGCTTCGGCAATCTGACGGGCAATAGCCGCCCGGCCTTTGGTTTTCAACTCATTTAATTCCGCCTTGAGCCGGTTGAGTCCTTCCTCGGTGTAGTATGAAATCTTTCCCATAATCCATTAATACTTACGCGTTATTCACATTGGTTTAGCCTACTCCTTAAAACAAAAAGAACGGTACACCGACCGTTCTGCAACCAAATTGGTTTTCTTTGCAGACGCGTCAGAGTCGCCGTCGGATACCCGAAGCAAGCGATTCAGGAATATAAAAAATGGTTCGTCGCATAGGCTGTGCCAGTAAGCGGCTAATCATGTTCTACTGTCATGCGGTTGGAGCAGCGCATTGATGAGACAAAAATAGAAAGAGTTCTGCGCTATATCAACACATAGGCAATTGACCTATTAAAAACTGATTTACTGATTCATGTCGACACCCCTTCGCATCATATTCATGGGCACACCCGATTTTGCCGTTGCCAGCTTACAAAGACTGCTCGGAGCGGGTTACCAGGTTGTTGCCATTGTTACGGCTCCCGACCGCCCATCGGGCCGTGGTTTGCAACTAACTCCCTCTCCGGTTAAGAAAGCCGCCGAGGCCGCCAATTTACCAGTCCTGCAACCCGAAAAACTCCGCGACCCCGCCTTCCTGGAACAACTCGCCAGTTATCAGGCCGATTTGCAGGTAGTAGTCGCCTTTCGAATGCTTCCCGAAGTGGTCTGGGCGATGCCTACTATAGGAACGTTTAACCTGCATGGCTCATTGTTGCCGCAATACCGGGGAGCAGCCCCCATCAACTGGGCCGTCATCAATGGCGAAACCGAAACGGGCGTTACAACTTTCTTCATCGAAAAAGAAATTGATACGGGGCAAATGATTTTTCAGGACCACGAACCCATCTACCCCAGCGACACGGCGGGAACCGTACATGACCGACTGATGGAACGAGGAGCTAATCTGGTGGTAAAAACGGTGAAAGCTATTGAAGCTGGAGACTATCCGCGGATTCCCCAACCCGCAGCCGATACCCTGAAACCGGCTCCTAAACTCAGCCGCGAAACCACCGAGATCAACTGGAATCAATCGGTTCACGCGATTCGAAATTTCGTACGGGGCTTATCGCCCTACCCGGCTGCCTGGACACTGATCAATGGTAAAGTATTTAAACTGTATGAGGTTTCGGTTGCCAATGAATCTCCATTTGCTGCTGACCCAGGTCAGGCGTATTCCGACAATAAAAAAACGATTTTGGTACGAACTGCCGATGGCTGGCTGCAAATTGACTCGCTCCAGGCCGAAGGCAAACGACGCATGACTGCCGAGGAGTTTTTACGGGGGAATAAGCTTTAAGGATTAGCCATTCATTTTCATGCCCATTCGTTTCATTGATAGTCATTTGGTCGTCATTTATCGTATTACCTTGTGGAAATGGTACTCCAATAAATGGCTATTAATAGCTACCAAATGACAATGAAGGCCAACTTAACTCGGTTACCCATCATGAAATTAATCCTAACCAGCCTCTTGCTCACGCTCGCAACCCAGATTGCTTTAGCCCAAACCGAAACCTATGCCGAAAAGCTGGGGTTCCCAAAGGGTAAAAAGGTCGTTATTTTACACGTCGATGACGCGGGGATGAGCTATGACTCAAATATCGGAACGATCAACGCTATTGACAAGGGCATTGCCAATTCCACCAGCGTTATGATGCCCTGTGGATGGGTGCCTCATTTCTTTGCCTATCTGAAAGAACATCCCAATGTCGATGCGGGTGTCCATCTGACGCTCACCTCCGAATGGAAAAACTACCGTTGGTATCCCATCGTTGGTCGTGATAAAGCACCGGGGCTCTACGATGGCCAGGGTAGTTTCTGGCCCGAAGTAGCCGATGTTGTCGCCCATGCTACACCCGATGAAGTAGAGGCCGAAGTTCGGGCCCAACTGGCTCGGTATCGGTCATTCGGGTTTCAGCCTACCCACATGGATTCGCACATGGGCACGCTGTTCGAACCTAAATTTATTGAGCGCTATGTAAAAGTGGCTATCGACGAAAAAATCCCGATTCTGTTTCCCGGTGGCCATGCGGCACTCATCAGCAAAACGAATCGACTGGCCGCGCCTATGCAGCAAATGGCCCGACAATTGGGCAAACAGCTCTGGGACGCGGGATTACCGGTACTCGATGACCTGGATGGAAGCATCACCAGTTTGAACCTGCCTGCCGGAGCCAAAGACTCGGATTTACAAAAATTCAAAACCCAGAAATTCATCGAACTGTTGAACACTGTACAGCCAGGTTTAACCTACATCATCATGCACTGCACTGCCCCTACGCCAACGTTTGATTTGATCAGTAGTTCGGGGCAATCGCGGAAGGGCGATATGCTGGGCATGATGGACCCAGTTCTCAAAGCTTATATCGAGAAAGAGGGCATCATTGTAACCACCTGGCGGGAATTAATGGAACGACGGAAAAAATTGTGAAAGAGTGAAGGAGTGAAATCCGTTGTGAACTCATTCACTCTTTCACTCTTTCGCTCTTTCACTCTTTCACTCTTTATGAAAATAAGTCTCATTTCCGCAGTGGCGGAAAACGGCGTTATCGGCCGGAATAATGAATTACCGTGGCATCTGCCCGATGATTTTGCTTTTTTCAAGCGTAAAACAAGCCATC
This window of the Spirosoma aerolatum genome carries:
- a CDS encoding polysaccharide deacetylase family protein; translation: MKLILTSLLLTLATQIALAQTETYAEKLGFPKGKKVVILHVDDAGMSYDSNIGTINAIDKGIANSTSVMMPCGWVPHFFAYLKEHPNVDAGVHLTLTSEWKNYRWYPIVGRDKAPGLYDGQGSFWPEVADVVAHATPDEVEAEVRAQLARYRSFGFQPTHMDSHMGTLFEPKFIERYVKVAIDEKIPILFPGGHAALISKTNRLAAPMQQMARQLGKQLWDAGLPVLDDLDGSITSLNLPAGAKDSDLQKFKTQKFIELLNTVQPGLTYIIMHCTAPTPTFDLISSSGQSRKGDMLGMMDPVLKAYIEKEGIIVTTWRELMERRKKL
- a CDS encoding HIT family protein; translation: MASIFSRIVAGEIPAHKIAETDEYLAFLDVMPTAMGHTLVIPKKEVDYLFDLDDTLYMGLMAFAKKVAPAIEKAIPCKRIGVAVVGLEVPHAHVHLIPLNSMADMNFHNKLKPTQEELAATAEKIRAFL
- the fmt gene encoding methionyl-tRNA formyltransferase, translating into MSTPLRIIFMGTPDFAVASLQRLLGAGYQVVAIVTAPDRPSGRGLQLTPSPVKKAAEAANLPVLQPEKLRDPAFLEQLASYQADLQVVVAFRMLPEVVWAMPTIGTFNLHGSLLPQYRGAAPINWAVINGETETGVTTFFIEKEIDTGQMIFQDHEPIYPSDTAGTVHDRLMERGANLVVKTVKAIEAGDYPRIPQPAADTLKPAPKLSRETTEINWNQSVHAIRNFVRGLSPYPAAWTLINGKVFKLYEVSVANESPFAADPGQAYSDNKKTILVRTADGWLQIDSLQAEGKRRMTAEEFLRGNKL
- a CDS encoding tagaturonate reductase translates to MPKLTRSTHPAPVYPEKILQFGTGVLLRGLPDYLVNKANANGRFGGSIVVVKSTDSQTDEFAEQDNLYTVAVRGVQQGQDVSETTIVSAISRVLAAQTQWKEVLMLARNPKLQIVISNTTEVGLNYVEESIFQHPPQSFPAKLTAFLYERFRSVGGSKAKGLIVIPTELVTDNGLKLREAVEKLAQFNELGKLFTKWLKFHVRFCNSLVDRIVTRPTDEAQQALQQEAGYEDNLLTFTEPYHLWAIEGDDRVKETLAFADGNTPQIIIDEDINFYRERKLRVLNGTHTLTMPLGYLLGLETVADEMRHPLMSQFVESLMLNEIVPTVPDYGVSGMDKEAVRQFAHDVLDRFRNPHLDHLLLNISLQETAKMQARNVATIQRYFDQFNAVPKMTALGFAAYLLFMKAIREEGGQFFGEIAVNGGILTYPIRDDKAGYFYGDWKTVKPKDKSTVQAFVKSVLSDQKLWLADLSTLPGFVETVADDLSSMLTSGVEKTLEKALA
- the greA gene encoding transcription elongation factor GreA, encoding MGKISYYTEEGLNRLKAELNELKTKGRAAIARQIAEARDKGDLSENAEYDAAKDAQGLHELKISKLEEVLSNARVLDESTIDTSLVSVLSKVKIKNKKNGAVVTYTLVSEEEADLKAGRISVSSPIGKGLLGKRVGDVAEIKVPAGIMEFEVIEIGR
- a CDS encoding M12 family metallo-peptidase, whose amino-acid sequence is MKNIYTIVFTGLLICLTTFATAQTPLTCGVDDRNLPDSTIRLMGQLPRLMAAQNARKAAGERNVCRIAVEIDSDTYLEFEKDTNRIRSYFLERIEQASKIFEREINTQLVVVYFHIWKDTEADPYRGELDMFRLSTIFSNKWATQFNQIPYDKRVYFPTKSVTGAGGLGGGNQAISANGTDLSTLSHELGHCFGSPHTHNCSWPGGPIDYCSTAEGDCYTGALQTIQGTIMSYCQVVNNALNITFHPLCQALMTDYAVKSLPKLSAANQAPVLPTQLALSGIPFMYWNGQAMAERYDVEVASDVDFAQKIISDTTQVNGYTMSKLAVGQTYYVRVRSVNRLGTSAWSTICQLQRVVVGVAPPILLVPTQDQRLIPYNNGICQMAVQPVEIATGYEMQFTQSTDPLFKYSSAISTSTASFTVSLNRRGTVLWRTRAIVGNTKGPWSAIGRFVINPASYNIWLPFLANNAAPLTFPYVFNKPHDHTEIQMTLATDTTFAKPISARTTTNTMSYYFALGMAENLQPNTQYYIKVEEWNTHILDYPTGLLTRTVIPFKTGSAKMPDGWSFINNIHNPDWPVGSNVGALVLSPTAAWIGTANGLARISLDSLTIRFYTPKNTNGKIGNVGAILTTDDQGNVWLANRKSVNVFKNSFAVPYYQLGKIAEQTVDLTEAVVYNTNANYSSISLSPKLFHSYNAIYEQKADTLAKFYTAPENRGINQTVARAGIVWILQYNGSSATAPYELVRLNTLTRTTQVFNADNTPQLRKYLNRIVIDGLGNLWVSQLDLTFSFPPLARYDGQTWTTFSQNSTMPISYVNNMASDPLGNLYVIDNASPRGIFKYDGLSWKKITTMPLNDIGTMSADINGNLWFSGSAYQVIRYSACANVATPTLTVSKQTIEIGESATLQAAGCSDVIWSWASETETVTNRLVRGTNQLLVKPEVNTTYRARCYTGSCAGADTVLSVTVLPKLSLMQTGKTVYCPGDSLTVGYGVQGKVVNPNQYWFVVKSAGKTTTLPATVRGGTVSMPISNTFTPGQYVFFLEASQPVVRTRDSLQITVSALPTAELSSNKLTFPLGDSALVSITLTGSTPWQFTRWDNQIIRADNSPYVVSLKANQPTNYSLSITGLSDANCATGTIKNSMVISALALANEPLLLEGISVYPNPVTDQITIELKAGTAPLARLQLRDEQGRDIRQKNLAGRSFREQWDMRGLPSGSYVLHIETQDGRAANWKVVKQ